Proteins encoded together in one Formosa sp. Hel3_A1_48 window:
- a CDS encoding phosphoribosyltransferase family protein, producing the protein MALTQNCILNNREINHKIRRIAYQIYETNVNQKEVILAGIQSNGYVLAEKIKKQLEDISEIKVLLCAVKINKKKPTEQISTSIAAEDYAGKSLILIDDVLHSGTTLIYGVKHFLDSPLAQFKTAVLVNRNHKKYPVKADFKGISLSTSLNEHIDVIFEKDNSKVVLI; encoded by the coding sequence ATGGCATTGACACAAAATTGCATTCTAAACAATAGAGAAATAAATCATAAAATTAGACGTATTGCGTATCAAATATATGAGACTAATGTTAATCAAAAAGAAGTAATTCTGGCAGGAATTCAGTCCAATGGTTATGTTTTAGCTGAAAAAATAAAAAAACAGCTTGAGGATATCTCTGAAATTAAAGTCCTATTGTGTGCCGTTAAAATCAACAAAAAAAAACCAACAGAGCAAATCAGTACTTCGATAGCAGCTGAAGACTATGCTGGTAAATCTTTGATTCTCATCGATGATGTTTTACATTCTGGCACTACGCTTATCTATGGCGTTAAACATTTTTTAGATAGCCCACTTGCACAATTTAAAACTGCAGTTCTTGTAAACAGAAACCATAAAAAATACCCTGTCAAGGCCGACTTCAAAGGAATCTCACTATCCACTTCCCTCAATGAGCATATTGATGTTATTTTTGAAAAAGACAACTCAAAAGTTGTACTCATCTAA
- a CDS encoding shikimate kinase, with product MIVALLGYMGSGKSTVGKELATTLACTFLDLDDFIEKQEKQSVTDLFQTKGHVEFRKIEAKAVQNICRIYVDLVLSLGGGTPCYGNTMQFLNQHPNVNTVYLKLSVKNLTNRLILEKSKRPLIANVNDADLSEFIAKHLFERSNFYNQAKLSISADDQSVDQIVAEIANDLDEYNF from the coding sequence ATGATAGTTGCGTTGTTAGGTTATATGGGTTCAGGTAAATCGACTGTGGGTAAGGAGCTTGCAACAACACTTGCTTGTACTTTTTTGGATTTGGATGATTTTATTGAAAAACAAGAAAAACAATCTGTAACCGATTTATTTCAAACTAAGGGTCATGTTGAATTTAGAAAAATTGAAGCCAAAGCTGTACAAAATATTTGTAGGATTTACGTTGATTTAGTGCTTAGTCTAGGGGGTGGTACCCCTTGCTATGGTAATACCATGCAGTTTCTAAACCAACATCCGAATGTGAATACTGTATATCTAAAACTGTCAGTAAAAAATTTAACCAATCGTTTAATCTTAGAAAAATCTAAGCGTCCTCTCATTGCAAATGTTAATGACGCTGACTTATCTGAGTTTATAGCTAAACATTTGTTTGAGCGTTCAAACTTTTACAACCAAGCAAAGCTAAGTATTTCAGCCGACGATCAAAGCGTTGATCAAATTGTAGCAGAGATTGCTAATGATTTAGATGAGTACAACTTTTGA
- a CDS encoding MerR family transcriptional regulator, translated as MNSTEHVFSIKDLENLSGVKAHTIRIWEKRYNLLKPKRSKTNIRHYDLNNLQKLLNISFLNSNGFKISKIAALDETELAPKTRELAFMGKNDSQAIVAFKLAMLNFDQILFYNTYNSLLEEKSFRTIFYEVFIPLLFDLGMLWQTNTISPSHEHFLTVHIKQKILVHIERLQSTDPRPSTKTVVLFLPENETHDLGLLFINYEILSLGYHTIFLGENIPLNNLKYINKLYDDIIYISYFTIKPSDNEIHNYLKIFSEEYLSVNKNSAKLIGHRIRNLNPENVPKNIMLYDKIEDLVKDL; from the coding sequence ATGAACTCTACTGAACACGTCTTTAGTATTAAAGACCTTGAAAACCTTTCTGGTGTAAAGGCGCATACCATCCGCATATGGGAAAAGCGTTACAACTTGCTTAAACCCAAGCGCAGCAAAACAAATATTAGGCATTACGACCTAAACAATCTTCAGAAGCTTCTCAATATTAGTTTTTTGAACAGCAATGGTTTTAAAATTTCTAAAATTGCCGCATTAGACGAGACGGAACTTGCACCAAAAACAAGAGAATTAGCATTCATGGGTAAAAACGATAGCCAAGCCATAGTTGCTTTTAAATTGGCAATGCTCAACTTTGATCAAATTCTATTTTACAACACATACAACAGCTTACTTGAAGAAAAAAGCTTCAGGACCATATTCTATGAGGTTTTCATTCCCTTACTTTTTGATTTGGGCATGCTTTGGCAAACAAATACTATCTCTCCATCACATGAACATTTTTTAACTGTTCATATTAAACAAAAGATTTTGGTACACATCGAGCGCCTGCAGAGTACAGACCCTCGGCCTAGCACCAAAACAGTTGTACTTTTCTTGCCTGAAAACGAAACGCATGATTTGGGTTTATTATTTATTAATTATGAGATTTTGAGTTTAGGATATCACACAATTTTTCTAGGCGAAAACATACCTTTGAATAACTTGAAATACATCAATAAACTTTATGATGATATAATATACATATCTTATTTTACAATTAAACCAAGTGACAATGAAATACACAATTACTTGAAAATATTTTCTGAAGAATACTTGAGTGTGAATAAAAATAGTGCGAAACTCATTGGACATAGAATTCGAAATTTAAATCCGGAAAACGTCCCGAAAAATATAATGTTGTATGATAAAATAGAGGATTTAGTTAAAGATTTGTAA
- a CDS encoding phytoene desaturase family protein, with product MKKTIHIIGSGFSSLAAACYLAQAGYQVTVFEKNKTIGGRARQLKKEGFTFDIGPTWYWMPDVFERFFGDFQKHPSEYYSLEKLNPAYSVYFGKNDFISIEDSLEKIYAAFENEEPGSSKKLKEFIDVAKSNYDIAIKDLVYNPGVSPLELVTPKTVMKLNQFLSTIKRDVRKRFKNNRLAQILEFPVLFLGAKPSDTPSFYSFMNYADFGLGTFHPKQGMYQVILAMEQLAKELGVCIETDANVTSILVDNGKANGIEIDGEKNYCDLVLSGADYHHTETLLKKKYRQYSEKYWSKKTFAPSSLLFYVGFDKKLKNVNHHTLFFDVDFDVHAEAIYDNPAWPEKPLFYASFPSITDDSCAPKGKEAGIFLIPLAPGLEDTEELRSIYFDKIIQRFETVTEQNVKNNIIFKESFCVNDFIKDYNSYKGNAYGMANTLLQTAFLRPKLKSKKVENLYFTGQLTVPGPGVPPSLISGKLTAELIQKVL from the coding sequence ATGAAGAAGACAATACATATAATAGGCTCAGGCTTTTCGTCACTTGCTGCAGCATGCTACCTTGCCCAGGCAGGATACCAAGTGACCGTTTTTGAAAAAAACAAAACTATAGGTGGGCGTGCACGTCAGCTTAAAAAAGAAGGCTTCACTTTCGATATTGGACCCACATGGTACTGGATGCCTGATGTTTTTGAACGTTTTTTTGGTGATTTCCAAAAGCATCCCTCGGAGTATTACTCCCTAGAAAAGCTAAATCCTGCTTATAGTGTCTATTTTGGTAAAAATGATTTTATAAGCATAGAGGATAGTTTAGAAAAAATCTACGCTGCTTTTGAAAATGAGGAACCCGGTAGTTCAAAAAAACTTAAAGAATTTATCGATGTAGCAAAAAGCAATTACGACATTGCAATAAAAGACTTGGTATACAATCCTGGAGTTTCTCCTTTAGAATTGGTTACCCCAAAGACTGTAATGAAACTAAACCAATTTTTGAGTACTATTAAGCGGGATGTTAGAAAGCGGTTCAAAAACAATAGACTTGCACAAATTTTGGAATTTCCAGTATTGTTTTTAGGAGCAAAACCCAGTGATACTCCATCGTTTTACAGCTTCATGAATTACGCCGATTTTGGACTAGGTACCTTCCATCCAAAGCAAGGGATGTATCAGGTTATTTTAGCGATGGAACAGCTCGCAAAAGAATTGGGTGTTTGCATAGAAACTGATGCTAATGTAACTTCAATACTGGTGGATAACGGTAAAGCAAACGGAATCGAAATAGACGGGGAAAAAAACTACTGCGACCTAGTGCTAAGCGGTGCGGATTATCACCACACTGAAACCCTTTTAAAAAAGAAATACCGCCAATATTCTGAAAAATATTGGTCTAAAAAAACCTTTGCTCCATCGTCTTTGTTGTTTTATGTAGGGTTTGATAAAAAACTAAAAAATGTGAATCATCATACACTTTTCTTTGATGTTGACTTTGATGTTCATGCCGAAGCTATTTACGATAATCCTGCTTGGCCAGAAAAACCACTTTTTTACGCCAGTTTCCCTAGTATTACTGATGATTCCTGTGCTCCGAAAGGCAAAGAAGCAGGTATTTTCTTGATTCCCCTAGCACCAGGACTGGAAGATACAGAAGAGTTACGTTCTATCTACTTTGACAAGATTATCCAAAGATTTGAAACGGTTACTGAGCAAAATGTTAAAAATAATATTATCTTTAAAGAGTCGTTTTGTGTGAATGACTTTATAAAAGACTATAACTCATACAAAGGAAATGCTTATGGAATGGCTAACACGCTACTACAAACCGCATTTCTCCGACCAAAATTGAAAAGTAAAAAAGTTGAGAACTTATATTTTACGGGGCAATTAACTGTGCCTGGACCTGGTGTCCCCCCGTCCCTAATCTCCGGAAAGTTGACCGCAGAACTGATTCAAAAAGTTTTGTGA
- a CDS encoding phytoene/squalene synthase family protein, translating into MKSIFDTVSKDCSKIVTKTYSTSFSMATKMLANSIRQDIYNIYGFVRLADEIVDSFHEYPKKDLFIKFEADLEVALKNKISLNPILNAFQHTYYKCNIDRELVEAFMNSMRLDLHKSIYKTEEEFKNYIYGSADVVGLMCLKVFVNGDQEKYDALKKPAMALGSAFQKVNFLRDLKADHDELNRTYFPNTDLNNLDEIAKQHIIDNIENDFAEGLNGIKLLPIEAKFGVFMAYRYYSQLLKKLKKTPALEIKNTRIRVPNYKKVELLTRSYVKYQLNLL; encoded by the coding sequence ATGAAATCTATTTTCGACACTGTATCCAAAGACTGCAGTAAAATTGTCACCAAAACCTACAGCACATCTTTTTCGATGGCAACCAAAATGCTGGCCAACTCTATTCGTCAAGACATTTACAATATCTATGGATTTGTTCGATTGGCCGACGAAATTGTCGACTCATTTCACGAATACCCAAAGAAAGATCTCTTTATTAAGTTTGAAGCAGATTTAGAAGTTGCACTTAAAAACAAAATCAGCTTAAACCCTATCTTAAATGCATTTCAACACACCTACTACAAATGTAATATTGACAGAGAACTGGTTGAAGCGTTCATGAATTCCATGCGCTTAGATTTGCATAAATCTATTTACAAAACAGAAGAAGAATTCAAGAATTACATCTATGGCTCTGCTGATGTTGTAGGTTTGATGTGCCTAAAAGTGTTTGTAAACGGTGATCAGGAAAAGTACGACGCATTAAAAAAACCTGCAATGGCTTTAGGCTCTGCATTTCAAAAAGTTAATTTTTTGAGAGATTTAAAGGCAGATCACGACGAACTCAACAGAACGTATTTCCCCAACACAGACCTAAATAACCTTGATGAAATTGCCAAACAACATATTATCGATAATATTGAAAATGATTTTGCTGAAGGATTGAACGGAATAAAACTTTTACCAATAGAAGCAAAGTTTGGTGTGTTTATGGCTTATCGTTATTACAGTCAATTACTGAAAAAACTAAAGAAAACACCGGCCTTAGAAATCAAAAATACACGAATTCGCGTCCCTAATTATAAAAAAGTAGAACTGTTGACGCGCAGTTATGTTAAATATCAACTGAATCTATTATAA
- a CDS encoding sterol desaturase family protein produces MNVLLWIAVFLATFGIMEFMAWFTHKYIMHGFLWHLHRDHHHKDHDSWFERNDAFFIFYAVVSMTCFYFWSYEGFWAGLPIGLGIMAYGATYFIVHDIFIHQRFKMFRKANNWYAKGVRRAHKIHHKHLGKGDGECFGMLVVPFKYFKK; encoded by the coding sequence ATGAACGTACTCTTATGGATTGCTGTATTTCTAGCCACTTTTGGCATAATGGAATTCATGGCATGGTTTACACACAAATACATAATGCATGGCTTTTTATGGCACCTACATAGAGACCATCACCACAAGGACCATGACAGTTGGTTCGAACGCAATGATGCCTTTTTTATCTTCTATGCAGTGGTAAGCATGACTTGCTTTTACTTCTGGAGTTATGAAGGCTTTTGGGCTGGACTTCCTATTGGACTAGGGATAATGGCATACGGCGCTACTTATTTTATAGTGCATGACATTTTCATCCATCAACGATTCAAAATGTTTCGAAAAGCCAATAATTGGTATGCCAAGGGGGTGCGCCGGGCGCACAAAATCCACCATAAACATTTAGGAAAAGGCGATGGTGAATGCTTTGGTATGTTGGTGGTGCCCTTCAAATATTTTAAAAAATAA
- a CDS encoding lycopene cyclase domain-containing protein produces the protein MNTLYLWLNIGSISIPFIYSFHPRLQLYKKFHWLFISLMITMAVFIPWDVIFTINGIWGFNPDYFLNTKILSLPLEEWLFFICIPFACVFTHYALLLYFPKMKLGENSSKSIAVGLILTLVFVLIFNYDKWYTLVNFSLAIPLTLIVLKYNPKLLQHFFLTFLVMLIPFFIVNGVLTGSWIENQVVWYNNAENLGIRMGTIPIEDSIYAYSMILMSLFFFELLSSRHISDQN, from the coding sequence GTGAACACTTTATACTTGTGGCTAAATATTGGATCTATTTCGATTCCGTTTATCTACAGTTTTCATCCAAGACTTCAACTGTATAAAAAGTTTCATTGGTTATTCATTTCCCTGATGATAACTATGGCCGTTTTTATTCCGTGGGATGTGATTTTTACAATAAATGGAATTTGGGGTTTCAACCCTGATTACTTTCTAAATACCAAAATTCTAAGTCTCCCACTAGAAGAATGGCTTTTCTTTATATGCATTCCTTTTGCCTGTGTATTTACACACTATGCCCTCCTTTTGTATTTTCCTAAAATGAAACTTGGAGAGAACAGTTCAAAATCAATTGCTGTTGGTTTGATACTTACACTAGTATTCGTATTAATCTTCAACTATGACAAATGGTATACACTCGTTAATTTTAGTTTAGCAATCCCACTAACACTCATTGTTTTAAAATATAATCCAAAACTACTGCAACACTTCTTTCTGACTTTTTTGGTGATGTTAATTCCATTTTTTATTGTGAATGGTGTTCTTACAGGAAGTTGGATCGAAAATCAAGTCGTATGGTATAATAATGCTGAAAATTTAGGCATTCGAATGGGCACTATTCCTATAGAGGACAGTATATATGCTTACTCAATGATTTTGATGAGCTTATTCTTTTTCGAATTATTGTCTTCAAGGCATATAAGTGATCAAAACTGA
- a CDS encoding aconitate hydratase, with translation MAFDIDIIKKVYQQMSSKVDNAREVVGHPLTLSEKILYNHLWDSDLKKAFERGKDYVDFAPDRIACQDATAQMALLQFMQAGKKKVAVPTTVHCDHLIQAKVGATKDLQSALNNSNEVFNFLESVSNKYGIGFWKPGAGIIHQVVLENYAFPGGMMIGTDSHTVNAGGLGMVAIGVGGADAVDVMAGMPWELKFPKLIGVKLTGKLSGWTAPKDVILKVAGILTAKGGTGAIVEYFGPGAESMSCTGKGTICNMGAEIGATTSTFGYDASMERYLRATDRSDVADAANQVKDYLTADPEVYANPEKYFDELIEINLSELMPHLNGPFTPDLATPVGTMTAKAKENDWPLKVEWGLIGSCTNSSYEDLSRAASIAQQALDKGLSTKAEFGINPGSEQVRYTADRDGILNVFEQLDAKIFTNACGPCIGQWARYEDPKNAPKNSIVHSFNRNFAKRADGNPNTHAFVASPELVAAIAISGRLDFNPLTDTLVNDHGDVVKLDEPTGFELPENGFDVEDAGYLAPVEDGSGVEVVVAGDSERLELLTPFDPIGNSIIGAKLLIKAHGKCTTDHISMAGPWLRYRGHLDNISNNCLIGAVNAFNMKTNFVKSQLNGEYDAVPKTQRAYKDAGIYTVVVGDHNYGEGSSREHAAMEPRHLGVAAVIVKSFARIHETNLKKQGMLGLTFANEADYDLIQEDDTFNFLDLDKFAPGKPLNIEVVHTDGTSDTISVNHTYNNSQIEWFNEGSALNLIKKQNA, from the coding sequence ATGGCTTTCGACATAGATATCATAAAAAAAGTTTACCAGCAAATGTCATCAAAAGTTGACAATGCACGAGAGGTAGTTGGACATCCTCTTACCCTTTCAGAAAAAATACTTTATAATCACCTTTGGGACTCAGATCTCAAAAAAGCATTTGAGCGTGGTAAAGATTATGTAGATTTTGCACCAGACCGTATCGCATGTCAAGATGCTACAGCACAAATGGCATTGTTACAATTCATGCAGGCTGGAAAGAAAAAGGTAGCTGTACCAACAACGGTTCATTGCGATCACCTAATCCAGGCCAAAGTAGGCGCAACAAAAGATTTACAATCAGCACTCAATAACAGTAATGAGGTTTTTAATTTTTTAGAATCAGTATCCAACAAATATGGTATTGGATTTTGGAAGCCAGGTGCAGGAATAATTCATCAAGTTGTATTGGAAAACTATGCGTTTCCTGGTGGGATGATGATAGGGACAGACTCCCATACTGTAAATGCGGGTGGTCTTGGAATGGTTGCTATTGGTGTTGGTGGTGCAGATGCTGTTGATGTGATGGCAGGAATGCCATGGGAGTTAAAATTTCCTAAACTAATTGGAGTTAAACTTACAGGGAAACTTTCTGGTTGGACTGCTCCTAAGGATGTAATTCTTAAAGTTGCAGGTATTTTAACTGCCAAAGGTGGAACTGGTGCTATAGTTGAGTATTTTGGCCCTGGAGCAGAATCAATGTCTTGTACTGGAAAAGGAACCATTTGTAACATGGGTGCTGAAATTGGAGCAACTACATCTACATTTGGATATGATGCTTCAATGGAACGTTATCTGCGCGCGACTGATCGTAGTGATGTAGCTGATGCCGCTAACCAAGTAAAAGACTATTTGACTGCTGACCCCGAGGTCTATGCAAATCCCGAAAAATATTTTGATGAGCTAATAGAAATCAATTTATCTGAACTCATGCCTCATCTTAACGGTCCTTTCACACCAGATTTAGCAACACCTGTTGGTACAATGACTGCAAAAGCTAAAGAGAATGACTGGCCTCTTAAGGTAGAGTGGGGTTTAATTGGCTCTTGTACCAATTCTTCATATGAAGATTTATCTCGTGCAGCCTCTATTGCGCAACAAGCATTAGATAAAGGTCTAAGTACTAAGGCAGAGTTTGGTATTAATCCTGGTTCAGAACAAGTACGTTATACAGCCGACCGTGATGGTATTTTAAATGTCTTTGAACAACTCGATGCAAAGATATTTACCAATGCATGTGGACCTTGTATCGGACAATGGGCACGTTACGAAGACCCAAAAAACGCTCCAAAAAATAGTATTGTGCACTCGTTCAATAGAAACTTTGCAAAACGTGCTGATGGAAATCCAAATACCCATGCTTTTGTGGCTTCCCCAGAGCTTGTAGCGGCTATCGCTATTTCTGGGCGATTAGATTTTAATCCGCTGACCGATACTTTAGTTAATGATCATGGCGATGTTGTAAAACTTGATGAACCTACTGGTTTTGAATTGCCTGAAAATGGTTTTGATGTTGAAGACGCAGGGTACCTTGCCCCAGTCGAAGACGGTAGTGGAGTAGAGGTAGTTGTTGCTGGGGATTCAGAGCGATTGGAATTACTAACCCCATTTGATCCGATTGGGAACAGTATTATTGGCGCTAAATTACTGATCAAAGCTCACGGTAAGTGTACTACAGATCATATTTCTATGGCTGGGCCTTGGTTACGCTATAGAGGTCATTTAGATAATATTTCGAATAATTGTTTGATTGGCGCTGTAAATGCGTTCAATATGAAGACAAATTTTGTAAAAAGTCAATTGAATGGTGAGTATGATGCCGTTCCTAAAACCCAACGTGCCTACAAAGATGCTGGAATTTATACAGTTGTTGTTGGTGACCACAACTATGGTGAAGGATCCTCAAGAGAACATGCTGCTATGGAGCCACGTCATCTAGGTGTTGCTGCTGTGATTGTAAAATCTTTTGCGCGTATCCACGAAACTAATCTGAAAAAACAAGGGATGTTAGGACTTACCTTTGCAAATGAAGCCGACTATGATTTGATTCAAGAAGACGATACGTTCAATTTCTTAGACTTAGATAAGTTTGCACCTGGTAAACCCTTGAACATTGAAGTTGTTCATACAGACGGTACAAGCGATACAATTTCTGTAAATCACACCTACAATAATTCACAGATTGAATGGTTTAACGAAGGCTCTGCTTTAAACTTGATTAAGAAACAAAACGCTTAA
- a CDS encoding AAA family ATPase, whose product MSDVNTLNNFLKKFEQLKKEIGKVIVGQDVVIEHILISIFSGGHVLLIGVPGLAKTLMVDTIAKTLGLDFKRIQFTPDLMPSDILGSEILNNERKFQFIKGPIFSNIVLADEINRTPPKTQAALLEAMQERSVTVAGQHYKLDQPYFVLATQNPIEQEGTYPLPEAQLDRFMFAINLEYPSFDEEVEVVKQTTSEKQANLDVIFDSSQLIEFQQLIRKTPVADNVVEYAVKLISRSRPGTKYTAELVGQFVEWGAGPRASQNLILAAKTHAVLKGKYTPDIEDVQAVAISVLRHRIIKNYKAAAEGVSIEQIIESLF is encoded by the coding sequence ATGTCGGACGTCAATACATTAAATAACTTCCTTAAAAAATTTGAGCAACTCAAAAAAGAAATCGGCAAAGTTATAGTCGGTCAAGATGTAGTAATTGAGCATATTTTAATATCAATATTTTCTGGAGGGCATGTACTGCTTATTGGTGTCCCTGGATTAGCCAAAACGCTAATGGTAGATACTATTGCCAAAACTCTTGGTCTTGATTTTAAACGGATTCAATTCACACCAGACTTGATGCCCAGTGATATTTTGGGGAGTGAAATATTAAATAATGAGCGAAAATTTCAGTTCATTAAAGGGCCTATATTTTCAAATATTGTTTTGGCCGATGAAATAAACAGAACACCTCCAAAAACACAAGCCGCACTTTTAGAGGCTATGCAGGAACGTTCTGTTACTGTTGCTGGTCAACATTATAAATTAGACCAGCCCTACTTTGTTTTGGCTACACAAAACCCCATTGAACAGGAAGGAACATACCCACTTCCTGAAGCTCAATTGGATCGTTTTATGTTTGCCATAAACCTTGAGTACCCATCATTTGATGAAGAAGTAGAAGTTGTAAAGCAAACAACTTCGGAAAAACAAGCAAATTTAGATGTTATATTTGACAGTAGCCAGCTCATTGAATTTCAACAGCTTATTCGAAAAACGCCTGTGGCGGATAATGTTGTGGAATATGCCGTTAAACTAATATCCAGGTCAAGACCAGGCACTAAATATACTGCTGAACTTGTTGGTCAATTTGTGGAATGGGGTGCAGGACCAAGAGCATCCCAAAATTTAATTTTAGCCGCTAAAACTCACGCTGTATTAAAAGGCAAATACACGCCAGATATTGAAGATGTTCAGGCTGTAGCCATAAGTGTACTACGCCACAGAATCATCAAGAACTACAAGGCTGCAGCTGAGGGAGTCAGTATTGAGCAAATTATTGAAAGCTTGTTCTAA
- a CDS encoding peptidylprolyl isomerase, translating to MTKSLSILAILSLMVFSQLSAQEIIEDKIEEVREVQLDSTQLIKIDGVAAVIGDFVVLDSDIDKQFAQLEASGVSTKEITRCQLFGKLLEDKLYMHHAVIDSIEVNDAEIRSYVDQQLEGFAQQIGSMDKLIAYYNKSSEQELRDEMYELNKNGKMASMMQQQIIDEIEVTPEEVRQFFNKIPVEERPLFGTELRVAQIVIIPQTTQDEIDKVVKRLREFRADVIDNGASFTTKAVLYSEDPGSKRSGGKMTLNKKRPMMVKEFREVAFSLQEGDVSEPFKTDFGYHIIFLEKVRGQEYDVRHILLRPKLNDKAILAAKEKLENVRQSIVDGDLSFADAAKEVSDEKETKFDGGQLRNPETQDYNFELTKMDPELYAQIQNIGDNEVSPVYKDGDRINPIKFKILTVTQRTDEHEADFAKDYLKIKALALQEKQLNAIADWQEEKIMDTYIKINGELRACDFKSNWFKN from the coding sequence ATGACTAAGTCCCTATCCATTTTAGCAATTCTCAGTTTAATGGTCTTCAGTCAGTTATCTGCACAAGAAATAATTGAAGATAAAATAGAAGAAGTTCGAGAAGTTCAGCTTGATTCTACGCAACTCATAAAAATTGATGGCGTTGCTGCGGTTATTGGGGATTTTGTCGTCTTGGATTCAGATATTGACAAACAATTTGCTCAACTTGAGGCCAGTGGTGTTTCAACTAAAGAGATTACAAGATGCCAACTTTTTGGTAAACTTCTTGAAGATAAATTATACATGCACCATGCAGTAATTGATAGTATAGAGGTTAATGATGCAGAAATTCGTTCTTATGTTGATCAACAGCTTGAAGGCTTTGCGCAGCAAATTGGTTCTATGGATAAACTCATAGCTTATTATAACAAGTCGTCCGAACAGGAACTAAGAGACGAGATGTATGAGTTAAACAAGAATGGGAAAATGGCATCAATGATGCAGCAACAAATTATAGATGAAATTGAAGTGACTCCAGAAGAAGTTCGACAATTTTTCAATAAAATTCCAGTAGAAGAGCGACCACTTTTTGGAACAGAGTTGCGTGTTGCTCAGATTGTTATCATTCCACAGACTACTCAAGATGAAATAGATAAAGTTGTAAAAAGGCTAAGAGAGTTTAGAGCCGATGTTATTGATAATGGTGCAAGTTTTACAACCAAAGCCGTTCTGTATTCTGAAGATCCGGGATCGAAACGTTCTGGAGGAAAGATGACCCTTAACAAAAAACGCCCTATGATGGTGAAAGAGTTTAGAGAGGTTGCATTTTCTTTACAAGAAGGCGATGTTTCGGAACCCTTTAAAACAGATTTTGGATATCATATAATATTTCTGGAAAAAGTTAGAGGACAAGAATACGACGTAAGGCATATTTTACTCCGTCCAAAACTAAACGATAAGGCAATCTTAGCTGCAAAAGAAAAGCTAGAAAATGTTCGTCAATCTATTGTGGATGGAGACCTTTCCTTTGCCGACGCTGCCAAAGAAGTAAGTGATGAAAAAGAAACCAAATTTGACGGTGGTCAATTGCGTAATCCTGAAACTCAAGATTATAATTTTGAACTGACTAAAATGGATCCTGAATTATACGCCCAAATTCAAAATATCGGAGATAATGAAGTGAGTCCTGTTTATAAAGATGGTGACCGAATTAATCCTATAAAATTTAAAATTTTGACAGTCACCCAACGCACAGATGAGCATGAGGCAGATTTTGCTAAAGATTATTTGAAAATCAAAGCACTGGCATTACAAGAAAAGCAGCTCAATGCAATCGCCGATTGGCAAGAAGAAAAAATTATGGATACTTACATAAAAATAAATGGTGAATTGAGAGCTTGTGATTTTAAGAGCAACTGGTTTAAAAATTAA